Proteins found in one Candidatus Bathyarchaeota archaeon genomic segment:
- a CDS encoding DUF1801 domain-containing protein — protein sequence MNIQAILEDLREAIREVAPQAKEAISYQMPTYKLNGNLVHFAAHANHIGFYPAPSAIIAFKDKLGSFKTSKGAVQFPIDKPLPIDLIKEMVSFRVKENLNKK from the coding sequence ATGAATATTCAAGCAATTTTAGAAGATTTGAGGGAAGCAATAAGAGAAGTTGCGCCTCAAGCTAAAGAGGCAATTAGCTATCAGATGCCTACTTACAAATTAAATGGTAACTTGGTACATTTCGCAGCGCATGCAAATCATATTGGATTTTATCCCGCTCCTTCCGCCATTATAGCCTTTAAGGATAAACTAGGCTCTTTTAAAACAAGTAAGGGCGCGGTTCAATTTCCGATAGATAAGCCTCTTCCGATTGATTTGATTAAGGAAATGGTAAGTTTTAGGGTCAAAGAGAACTTGAATAAAAAATGA